From the Terriglobales bacterium genome, the window GCGAGCAATCAGCGGAGCAACGCATTCCAGGCCAATACCTGTTTGGCTGATGTTGCTGGTTTGAGCGATGAACCTGCGGTAGCTCAAGTCGATCAGAGTCGCTTCCGTGCTCAGGGAATGCCGGAAGTACCGCATGCGTTCCTTCAACATGATTCCGTACGCTGCCTTCATGGTTCGTTTCACACGATGGGAAGCGAGCGGTTTGTCGATAACAAAATCGGCGACGCGGAAGGCTCCTCTGGCTGAGGACTCCTTGGAGCAAATCGCAAATCCAACGGCATAGCGGCTCGAACTTGAATGCCGCATCGCTTTAAGCACAGACAATTCAGGATCAACCTCGCGATCCACCAGAAACGCATCTGTCTTCTGGCTGCTCAACGTCCGCATCGCGGCCGAGCTCTCCCGATAGACGGCAGGAGTGATCCCGAGTTTTTCGAGAGACTCCGATACTGAATTA encodes:
- a CDS encoding PilZ domain-containing protein, with product MNSCDLQAVLVSSDPVVVNSVSESLEKLGITPAVYRESSAAMRTLSSQKTDAFLVDREVDPELSVLKAMRHSSSSRYAVGFAICSKESSARGAFRVADFVIDKPLASHRVKRTMKAAYGIMLKERMRYFRHSLSTEATLIDLSYRRFIAQTSNISQTGIGLECVAPLIARQVVQLEFALPGDQQKLSCKAQVIWLADNGKTGLTFTDMSNADRERLNEWIESQFLRRLHPGMPVNTSARSAHATA